One window of the Terriglobales bacterium genome contains the following:
- a CDS encoding isocitrate/isopropylmalate family dehydrogenase, which produces MSHRIAVIPGDGIGKEVLGAALEVVKATGAQLEFEEFDWSADRYLQDGVTVPSDGFKKLGRDFDAIFLGAFGDPRVPTNIHAKEILLGMRFRMDLYANVRPVHLLDAALCPLKNVEPADVNFTVIRENTEGLYVDVGGVFKPGTPDEVAVQEDVNTRKGVERILKYAFDYA; this is translated from the coding sequence GTGAGCCACAGGATCGCAGTCATTCCCGGGGACGGCATCGGCAAAGAGGTGCTGGGGGCGGCGCTCGAAGTGGTGAAGGCCACGGGCGCCCAGCTCGAGTTCGAGGAGTTCGACTGGTCCGCGGACCGCTACCTCCAGGACGGCGTCACCGTGCCGTCCGACGGCTTCAAAAAACTGGGGCGCGACTTTGACGCCATCTTCCTGGGCGCCTTCGGCGACCCGCGCGTGCCCACGAACATCCACGCCAAAGAGATCCTGCTGGGCATGCGCTTCCGGATGGACCTCTACGCCAACGTGCGCCCGGTCCACCTGCTGGACGCCGCGCTGTGCCCACTGAAGAACGTGGAGCCCGCGGACGTGAACTTCACCGTCATCCGCGAGAACACCGAAGGCCTGTACGTGGACGTGGGCGGCGTGTTCAAGCCGGGGACGCCGGATGAAGTCGCGGTGCAGGAGGACGTGAACACGCGCAAAGGGGTGGAGCGCATCCTCAAGTACGCCTTCGACTACGCCA